A single genomic interval of Spinacia oleracea cultivar Varoflay chromosome 6, BTI_SOV_V1, whole genome shotgun sequence harbors:
- the LOC130463778 gene encoding uncharacterized protein, which produces MLLVIYTTINTVHVFDSIKKKRSLAIRLVALDSAFKTYNAHGGKSKGSQLQRGAAVCSQQDGGTECGYYTSRFMDDIVHSYSGSENLFKDFKQLNLTLMGKFVKF; this is translated from the exons ATGTTACTTGTGATTTATACCACCATAAATACGGTTCACgtatttgattcaattaagaAGAAACGTAGCCTAGCAATAAGACTAGTGGCATTGGATAG TGCCTTCAAAACTTATAATGCACATGGTGGGAAAAGTAAAGGTTCACAATTACAACGGGGCGCTGCTGTG TGTTCTCAACAGGATGGGGGTACTGAGTGTGGGTATTATACGTCAAGGTTCATGGATGACATAGTCCACTCATATAGTGGAAGTGAAAATCTATTCAAG gaTTTTAAACAACTAAACCTTACACTAATGGGAAAATTCGTAAAGTTTTAA